In Lycium ferocissimum isolate CSIRO_LF1 chromosome 11, AGI_CSIRO_Lferr_CH_V1, whole genome shotgun sequence, a single genomic region encodes these proteins:
- the LOC132037549 gene encoding transcription factor bHLH79-like isoform X1: MLGHVQSSSENHIEQTSILEKQREIFERLYQCQQQLSSLPNQNLVQFNSLISEHTMEFNQSQNFPIKIDPQMDHNSPSLNVIRGKQRNWAGSDFTNNSLELDRQSFSTLSNSSITRTSSKKRKAEQFYEEDGCKAIKHEGEAGEVKSEITVKSEKGNNSKENLEVKKPDYIHVRARRGQATDSHSLAERARREKISKKMKCLQDLVPGCNKVIGKAGMLDEIINYVQSLQKQVEFLSIKLATSNFNTDNLFAKEFPNPACLQNNLVQQQQGNSIGVAQMLSQKRENCLMPFPEAFLDSSHVPALQQLPNFDTDLQRLFGLRFQ, encoded by the exons ATGTTAGGACATGTGCAGTCTTCGTCTGAAAATCACATTGAACAAACTAGCATTCttgaaaaacaaagagaaatttTCGAACGTCTTTACCAGTGCCAACAACAACTTTCTTCTTTGCCAAATCAAAATCTTGTCCAATTCAACAGTTTGATCAGTGAACATACAATGGAATTCAATCAATCTCAGAATTTTCCCATAAAAATTGATCCACAAATGGACCACAATTCGCCTAGCTTGAATGTGATTCGAGGAAAACAGAGGAATTGGGCAGGCTCTGATTTTACCAATAATTCTTTGGAATTGGATCGTCAATCTTTTTCTACACTCTCGAATTCATCCATCACAAGAACGTcaagcaagaaaagaaaagcagAG cAGTTTTATGAGGAAGATGGATGTAAAGCTATAAAACATGAAGGAGAAGCAGGGGAAGTGAAGTCAGAGATCACagtgaaaagtgaaaaagggAACAATTCAAAGGAGAATTTAGAGGTTAAAAAACCTGATTATATTCATGTAAGGGCACGTCGTGGCCAAGCTACTGATAGCCACAGTTTAGCAGAGAGA GcaagaagagagaaaattaGCAAGAAGATGAAATGTTTACAAGATTTAGTCCCAGGTTGCAACAAAGTGATTGGAAAGGCAGGGATGCTTGATGAAATCATCAATTATGTTCAATCTCTTCAGAAACAAGTCGAGTTCCTTTCCATTAAACTTGCTACTTCCAATTTTAACACAGATAACTTATTTGCCAAGGAGTTTCCAAATCCAGCGTGTTTACAAAACAACCTTGTACAACAGCAACAAGGAAACAGTATTGGTGTTGCACAAATGTTAtcacaaaaaagagaaaattgttTGATGCCATTCCCAGAGGCTTTTCTTGATTCTTCACATGTTCCG GCATTACAGCAGCTTCCAAATTTTGACACCGATCTACAACGCCTTTTTGGTCTACGCTTTCAGTAG
- the LOC132037549 gene encoding transcription factor HBI1-like isoform X2, protein MLGHVQSSSENHIEQTSILEKQREIFERLYQCQQQLSSLPNQNLVQFNSLISEHTMEFNQSQNFPIKIDPQMDHNSPSLNVIRGKQRNWAGSDFTNNSLELDRQSFSTLSNSSITRTSSKKRKAEFYEEDGCKAIKHEGEAGEVKSEITVKSEKGNNSKENLEVKKPDYIHVRARRGQATDSHSLAERARREKISKKMKCLQDLVPGCNKVIGKAGMLDEIINYVQSLQKQVEFLSIKLATSNFNTDNLFAKEFPNPACLQNNLVQQQQGNSIGVAQMLSQKRENCLMPFPEAFLDSSHVPALQQLPNFDTDLQRLFGLRFQ, encoded by the exons ATGTTAGGACATGTGCAGTCTTCGTCTGAAAATCACATTGAACAAACTAGCATTCttgaaaaacaaagagaaatttTCGAACGTCTTTACCAGTGCCAACAACAACTTTCTTCTTTGCCAAATCAAAATCTTGTCCAATTCAACAGTTTGATCAGTGAACATACAATGGAATTCAATCAATCTCAGAATTTTCCCATAAAAATTGATCCACAAATGGACCACAATTCGCCTAGCTTGAATGTGATTCGAGGAAAACAGAGGAATTGGGCAGGCTCTGATTTTACCAATAATTCTTTGGAATTGGATCGTCAATCTTTTTCTACACTCTCGAATTCATCCATCACAAGAACGTcaagcaagaaaagaaaagcagAG TTTTATGAGGAAGATGGATGTAAAGCTATAAAACATGAAGGAGAAGCAGGGGAAGTGAAGTCAGAGATCACagtgaaaagtgaaaaagggAACAATTCAAAGGAGAATTTAGAGGTTAAAAAACCTGATTATATTCATGTAAGGGCACGTCGTGGCCAAGCTACTGATAGCCACAGTTTAGCAGAGAGA GcaagaagagagaaaattaGCAAGAAGATGAAATGTTTACAAGATTTAGTCCCAGGTTGCAACAAAGTGATTGGAAAGGCAGGGATGCTTGATGAAATCATCAATTATGTTCAATCTCTTCAGAAACAAGTCGAGTTCCTTTCCATTAAACTTGCTACTTCCAATTTTAACACAGATAACTTATTTGCCAAGGAGTTTCCAAATCCAGCGTGTTTACAAAACAACCTTGTACAACAGCAACAAGGAAACAGTATTGGTGTTGCACAAATGTTAtcacaaaaaagagaaaattgttTGATGCCATTCCCAGAGGCTTTTCTTGATTCTTCACATGTTCCG GCATTACAGCAGCTTCCAAATTTTGACACCGATCTACAACGCCTTTTTGGTCTACGCTTTCAGTAG